From uncultured Fusobacterium sp.:
ATTTTACTAGATTTTTTAAAATATGTCTATCTAAAATAGCGATTTCTTTTCCAAAACCTACATTTCTTAAAAAATGCCCTGCTTCTTTATATGCCATTCCTTTTATATTTTTTACTATCCATTCTCTCTTATCTTTTACATCAGTAATAGAATTGAAAAAATCTTTAGTAATTATCTCTCCCTTTTCATTTTGCATCTGCTCTCTTAGAGCAACTAAATACTTAGCTTTATTATTTTTAAATCTAACTATATTAAGATATTCGACAATATCTTCAGCACTTCCATTAAATAATAATCCATTTTCTCTCAATGTAGTTATAGCCTTCCAAGCATTTACAGCTTTTGATTGGGGAGTAAGAATACAGAAAGAAAGTTCTGCATGGATATCTTCATTACTCCCTTTCTCCCATATCTCTTTAAATTCTCTTAATCTCTTTTCTATATCTTTTTGTTTCTCTTTATATATTTTTTCTATCTCGTAGAAATACTCATTTTTTTTCATTTTAATTCACTAGAATAATAGGAATCCTGCTGAAATAATAAATCCTGAACAGATTAATACTATTAGACAGTATCCCATAATATCTTTAGCTCCTAGTCCTGCAATTCCTAATGCTGGTAAAGCCCAGAACGGTTGAATCATATTTGTCCAAGCATCTCCCCAAGCAATAGCCATAGCTGATTTAGCAGCACTTACTCCAATTTTTAATCCTGCTGGCATAACAATAGGTGCTTGTACTGCCCATTGTCCTCCTCCAGAAGGTACGAAGAAGTTTACTAATCCTGCACTCCAGAATGAGAAGATTGGGAAAGTTGTTGGAGTAGAAATATTAACGAAGAAGTTTGACATTAATATTGCTAGAGATACTCCATCAGCATTTGTTCCAGTCATAATTCCCATGATTCCTGCATAGAATGGGAATTGTAGAAGGATTCCTGATGCCCCTTTAGTAGCTTCTCCAAAAGCATCTATGAACTTTCTAGGAGTTCCATGAAGAATAATTCCTGTAAATAGGAATATAAAGTTAACTAAGTTAAGGTTTAAGTTAAATCCTTTTGTAATAAAGTATTGAATAATATATGCCCAACCCATAATTCCTAAAATAATTGAAACTACTTTACTATTTTCAATTCTTTCAGCTGGAGTCATATGCTCACGGTTAATTGGTTCCTCTTCAAATTCAGCTAGTAGTTTTGGATCAACTGTAACTACTTCATCATCAGCTGGATACATAGCTCTATTTAATAAAGGAAGCATAATTAATAATCCACAAATAATGAATATGTTCATTGGTGAAAATAGTGTTTGACTTGTAGGAATATTAGCTGTGATTGCTCCTGCAGTTTGTTTTGCTAATGCTGCTGGATTATCACTTGCTATTTGTAGAGGAATTGACCCTGAAAGTCCTCCATGCCACACTAAGAATCCTGTATAAGCTGAAGCAATAAGAAGTCTATAGTCTACTCCTTTTACTTTTTTAGCTATCTCTTTTGCAAAAATTGCTCCTATAACTAATCCAAATCCCCAGTTTAAGATACATGCTACTGTTGAAACTATTGTTACTACAACAATTGCTTGTCTAGGTGTAGATAGTTTTGAAGCCATACTTGATAATAAATTTTTGAAAACTTTTGAACTAGCCATTGTGTGTCCAGTTACTAATACCAATGCCATTTGCATAGAGAATGCTAGTAAAGACCAGAATCCCTTTGTCCAGTGACCTATGATCGCCATTGGTGTTTGTTTTGTAAATACCATTGTCCCTATAAATACTATGAAAGTTAATAAGGCACAGAATATATAAGGATCTGGTAAGTATTTTTGCATTATAGAAACACAAAATGAAGTGAATCTTTTAAATGCGTTTGAGTTATTTTTTGTACTCATTTTCTCCTCCCTAAATCTACTAAATATTTTTTAAATATATTTTCACATATCTTTAGTATATACTTTAGAAGTTATAAAGTCAACACTTGAATGCCAAAATACTTTCTTTTTGTTTAAAAAATAATCATTTTAGGTCAGATTTCTTCTATATCCTTATTATCGTTTTTTTTATATGAATCTAAACTAGATTTTTCTAGCTCAAACCAAAAGTTTATTGTATTTTTTTCTGTTATATATACACCAAAATCACTTCTATGATTTTCTAAAATTCCCCTTACAATAGCAAGTCCTAAACCATGTCCATCTCTATCTCTAGCCTTATTTACTCTATAGAATGGTGTCCAAATATTTTCTAAATCATCTTCTGATAAATTTTCACTTTCATTGCTAATAATTATTTTATATTTATTTCCAATTTCATCAACTGATATAGTTACCTCTCTATCTCCAGTAGAATATTTAAGAGCATTTATCACAAGATTTTCTAAAACTCTATCTATATATTTTTCATCACAATAAGCAAAAATATTTTTTTTACCAATATACTTAATCTCTCTGCTTTTAGAACTATATTTATCTCTGATATCCTTTATCATTTGATAAAGATCAACTTCCTCTTTCTCAATTTTAAAATATCCTGACTCCATTTGAGTTATAAGAAGTAGTTCTTTTACAAGAGAATCCATCTTCAAACTTTCTTCAACTATAATTTCACAATAGAAATTTCTATCCTCTTCAGTTTCAGCTATATTCTCCATTAATCCTTGAGCATATCCTTGAATAATTGCAATAGGTGTTTTAAGCTCGTGGCTAACACTAGCAATAAACTCTTTTCTAAGTTTATCCAACCTCTTTTCATTTTCTATATCTTCCATTAACTTTCTATTAACTTTGTTAATCTCATCAATATTTTTTTCAAGAGTTCCACCCATTTTATTAATAGCATATCCCAATTCACCTATCTCATCTTTTCTCTCTTTTTCAAATTTAATATTAAAATCAAGAAGTGATATTCTTTGAGTGATCTCTTTTAATTCTAAAATAGGATCTGTCATCTTCTTAGAGAATATAAAAGACATTGAAGAACCAATAATCAAAGCTAAGATTATTATTAAAAGATGATAACGTGTAGATATTTCTAATCCTTCTTGAATAAAACTAAGCGGAGTTATAATCTCAATATATCTATCCTTCATATAAGGCATAAACAATATTAAAACTTTTCCTCTATAATCAAGAAGTGTTATTTCTTTAAAAATATACTCTCT
This genomic window contains:
- a CDS encoding N-glycosylase/DNA lyase; translation: MKKNEYFYEIEKIYKEKQKDIEKRLREFKEIWEKGSNEDIHAELSFCILTPQSKAVNAWKAITTLRENGLLFNGSAEDIVEYLNIVRFKNNKAKYLVALREQMQNEKGEIITKDFFNSITDVKDKREWIVKNIKGMAYKEAGHFLRNVGFGKEIAILDRHILKNLVKLEVIEDVPKSLTPKLYLEIEEKMKAYCKFISIPMDSLDLLLWYKEAGEIFK
- a CDS encoding short-chain fatty acid transporter, producing the protein MSTKNNSNAFKRFTSFCVSIMQKYLPDPYIFCALLTFIVFIGTMVFTKQTPMAIIGHWTKGFWSLLAFSMQMALVLVTGHTMASSKVFKNLLSSMASKLSTPRQAIVVVTIVSTVACILNWGFGLVIGAIFAKEIAKKVKGVDYRLLIASAYTGFLVWHGGLSGSIPLQIASDNPAALAKQTAGAITANIPTSQTLFSPMNIFIICGLLIMLPLLNRAMYPADDEVVTVDPKLLAEFEEEPINREHMTPAERIENSKVVSIILGIMGWAYIIQYFITKGFNLNLNLVNFIFLFTGIILHGTPRKFIDAFGEATKGASGILLQFPFYAGIMGIMTGTNADGVSLAILMSNFFVNISTPTTFPIFSFWSAGLVNFFVPSGGGQWAVQAPIVMPAGLKIGVSAAKSAMAIAWGDAWTNMIQPFWALPALGIAGLGAKDIMGYCLIVLICSGFIISAGFLLF
- a CDS encoding cell wall metabolism sensor histidine kinase WalK produces the protein MKIRWKIFFLMFSVVLMIILGLMVTNTIYLEKFYIKNKKEKLVELGQILIDPKYVIDFQNLEMHSNVAILIKRTDELYKLEKEAVLPKEEIEEIIVSLKNREYIFKEITLLDYRGKVLILFMPYMKDRYIEIITPLSFIQEGLEISTRYHLLIIILALIIGSSMSFIFSKKMTDPILELKEITQRISLLDFNIKFEKERKDEIGELGYAINKMGGTLEKNIDEINKVNRKLMEDIENEKRLDKLRKEFIASVSHELKTPIAIIQGYAQGLMENIAETEEDRNFYCEIIVEESLKMDSLVKELLLITQMESGYFKIEKEEVDLYQMIKDIRDKYSSKSREIKYIGKKNIFAYCDEKYIDRVLENLVINALKYSTGDREVTISVDEIGNKYKIIISNESENLSEDDLENIWTPFYRVNKARDRDGHGLGLAIVRGILENHRSDFGVYITEKNTINFWFELEKSSLDSYKKNDNKDIEEI